The Microtus pennsylvanicus isolate mMicPen1 chromosome 19, mMicPen1.hap1, whole genome shotgun sequence genome includes a region encoding these proteins:
- the LOC142838230 gene encoding hyaluronidase-5-like: MRVLYLKHSFPGSFLESNGAPPTVLVFLLLPCCLTEDFRAPPLIPNVPFLWVWNAPTESCLTKFNEPLDLSLFSLVGSPRKTATGQPVTIFYTDRLGLYPHIDDSQKSLYGGIPQLGSLKDHLEKSKKDIERYMPIDNVGLAIIDWEDWRPTWSRNWKPKDIYKNKSIELIQQEHRQLNLTEITNRARKEFEQAARSFMEQTLKLGKSLRPNHLWGFYLFPDCYNNKFQDPNYNGNCPDIEKKRNDELSWIWKESTALYPSIYLRSNLKSSPNAALYVRNRVLEAIRVSKTKDPQNPVPIFVYTRIVFSDQIYQYLHENDLVNTIGETVALGASGMVMWGTLSLARSMKSCLNLHDYMETTLNPYLINVTLAAKMCSQTLCQDQGVCSRKDWDSDDYLHLSPQNFQIQVLKNGKYVIHGSPTHDDLQYFSKNFHCSCYANLNCKARDDLESVSSVSVCIIEDICINSFVMGEPSALLTNWKHNHGDSSNQTDIISSATAGPRVPRKDFSGYLFVLSICSQHLKYLL; this comes from the exons ATGCGGGTATTGTATCTGAAGCACTCCTTTCCTGGGAGCTTTCTTGAGTCTAATGGAGCACCCCCAACAGTATTAGTCTTCCTTTTGCTTCCGTGTTGCTTGACTGAGGATTTTAGAGCACCCCCACTTATCCCTAATGTGCCTTTTCTCTGGGTCTGGAATGCCCCAACTGAGTCTTGTCTCACCAAGTTTAATGAGCCATTAGATCTTAGTTTGTTCTCTTTAGTAGGAAGCCCCAGAAAAACTGCCACGGGTCAGCCTGTCACAATATTTTACACTGATCGACTTGGCCTCTATCCTCATATAGACGACTCGCAAAAAAGTCTTTATGGGGGAATACCCCAGTTGGGATCTCTAAAAGATCACTTGGAAAAATCTAAGAAAGACATCGAGCGTTACATGCCAATAGACAATGTGGGCTTGGCTATTATAGATTGGGAAGACTGGAGGCCGACGTGGTCAAGAAACTGGAAACCCAAGGATATTTACAAGAATAAGTCTATTGAATTGATCCAGCAAGAACATAGACAACTTAATTTAACAGAAATCACCAACAGGGCCAGAAAAGAATTTGAACAGGCAGCAAGAAGCTTTATGGAACAGACTTTAAAATTGGGGAAATCACTTAGGCCAAATCACTTATGgggtttttatctttttcctgaTTGCTATAACAATAAATTTCAAGACCCCAATTACAATGGAAATTGCCCcgatatagaaaagaaaagaaatgatgaacTCTCCTGGATCTGGAAGGAAAGCACAGCCCTTTACCCATCTATATATTTGAGGAGTAATTTGAAGTCGTCTCCAAATGCAGCCCTCTATGTCAGAAATCGTGTGCTAGAGGCCATTAGGGTGTCTAAAACAAAGGACCCTCAGAATCCAGTTCCTATTTTTGTATATACTCGCATTGTGTTTTCTGATCAAATTTACCAGTACCTGCATGAG AATGACCTTGTGAATACAATTGGTGAAACAGTTGCCTTGGGGGCCTCTGGAATGGTAATGTGGGGAACTCTTAGCCTAGCACGAAGCATG AAATCTTGTCTGAACTTACACGATTACATGGAGACCACACTGAATCCCTACTTAATCAACGTCACCCTGGCAGCCAAAATGTGCAGCCAAACACTTTGCCAGGATCAAGGCGTATGTTCGAGGAAAGACTGGGATTCAGATGACTACCTTCACTTGAGCCCCCAAAATTTTCAGATTCAAGTTTTGAAGAACGGAAAGTATGTAATCCATGGCAGTCCCACCCATGATGACCTACAGTACTTTTCCAAAAACTTTCATTGCAGTTGTTACGCCAACTTGAACTGTAAGGCACGAGATGATCtagaatcagtgagctctgtcAGCGTGTGTATCATTGAAGACATTTGCATTAATTCCTTTGTCATGGGAGAACCCAGTGCTCTGCTTACCAACTGGAAACACAACCATGGTGATAGTAGCAATCAGACAGATATCATATCGTCTGCCACAGCTGGTCCTCGTGTGCCGAGGAAGGACTTCAGTGGGTATCTCTTTGTTCTCTCTATCTGTTCACAGCATCTGAAATATTTGCTATAG